The Aspergillus oryzae RIB40 DNA, chromosome 5 genome segment GCACTATTGTTTTCCTAGCCTGTTCCTGACCTTCAGAGCCCTCTTGTTATGCACAACCGGCATATATGACATACACCGAACGAAGCGAACTATAGACACAGACTGTATACAGAATATAAACAGAGATTCCCATCCCATAACGGGCGAAGACCAAAAGGGTTTGTGGCAAATTCAGAGACATGGTATCAACGATCTGAAATCAAGGACGTGGATATCGTCAAATCGAAAAGATGTAAGGGTAATCAAGAAAAACATCCCAAGTCGCTAGAATCGTGCAGCTGCAGGTCgcagcaaagaaagcaaaaattaaaaaagggGTTAAAATCAAGAAATACagtaaaagaagaagaaaataaaaaggacTTCAAAGCATCAAGTCCTAAACCATCCCACCTTTTAGACTTAGACCACACCACTGCTCGGTCGAGTCCCGGGCAGTGATGGCCCACGCTCACTGGGAATGATGCCAACCTTGGGGTCGGGAATCTGTATGTCCAACGACATGTAAGCCGTCCGTCGAAGGCTCCAGATATATACCCCGTCCTTTGCGCCGACCTCACGGTTCCAATTGTCCACCCAGTCTTCTATTTGCTTGAGCTGGCTTTTGACTCCCGTGGCCCCTATATCCTCCCAGATCCAGCCAGTCAGCAACGCCAGTGCTCCATCTATCCAGTTTCGAAGGCTGAATGGATCGAATGCCTTCACAAGCTTGTCATTGACCGTAGCAATAATCCTGCGGAATTCCTGCTCAGGCAGTAACGGATCGAGAATCTCCGGATACAGGTTGGAAAACGTCGGGGCCAGATCTCCCCTAACCATCCAGTCTCGCCGAATCCGAATAATGCGTGTCGTATGGTACTCCTGGGATCTCACTGATACATGCGGGTTAATATGAGGGTAACACGGATGGGCTGGTCCCCAAGCTAACTCCTCTGCCACATCGTTTTCGCCACCAGGATGTTGCCCTGTATGTGACGGTATCGAAGCAATCTGTGCTTGCGACCGCAGAGAGGCCTGTGATTGAATATGTCGGGGGCGCTCGTCGAGGGGGTTCGATCGGTCGACCACGGGGTCTTGACTCAGATGTGCCCGGTCGGGCGGACGAATACTTTGTGCCTCCGGACTCCCATGATTTCCCGCCGATTCTGGCATTTCCTGTAACGGCCAATCTTCGTTGAAGGTACCACTGCGCCTTTGCGCTCGAGGCACTGCGATGCTGGAGCGCCCACTATCGGTCTCGCCCTGGCTGCGCTCCACCACTAGACTGTTCGGGGATGGGGTGAGTCGGTTGCGACGTTGCTCGGGAATCGACAGGAGAGGGTATGCGTCGCGGTGCGTCTCGAGACAGAGATTCTCTTCGGAGCCCTGGAAGGGATGAGGGACGGTGATCGGCGTAATTCGCGGGACGTAGTTGACAGGGTTCGCGAGTCGAACCGAGGGCGGCCGTaagatggaggagggagtCCAGAAACCCTTGTGTCGCGGTATGGATCGGGAGGAGCTCGTTGGTCTGGAATGATAGGCCGATGACGATGCACGCTGGTGGGACTCCCACGAACGGCGCGGGCTTCGATGGCCACGCGGGGGCAGGGAAGACTCTTCAGCCTCGGGCGGGGATATAAGAGGAGTATCCCGAGCCGCGAAAGACGCCGTTTCCGACACGGGCGACGAGTCGAGAATATATGAGAGaccagaaggaggaggagacaCGGTGACAGGAAGGGCCGTCGTGGTGAAGATTgcagagagaagaaaagcaacacCGAATTGATGAGCAGACGAGGAGGGATGCTGATTGGCGGGCGAGAGGCAGAAAGGGGCAAGGCAAGGGTCACGACTCGGTCAAAGCGCGACATTAGTCGCTGTGATGTAAAAAAATAAGTATTGCCCTCAATATGCACTTctaggaaaatgaagaattcTATGAGAGCGACAATGGTAAGTGAAATCTGGAACTCTTTATCGTATGTTCAATCCGTGATGTTTTTCACTTCAATAGTTCTTTTCGTCGGATCTTTCGGCGGATGGGTCAATATGAGCCCATTTCCTATTTGGACCCAAAAACAAGACGAGGACAGTCAATA includes the following:
- a CDS encoding ERF4 family protein (predicted protein) yields the protein MPESAGNHGSPEAQSIRPPDRAHLSQDPVVDRSNPLDERPRHIQSQASLRSQAQIASIPSHTGQHPGGENDVAEELAWGPAHPCYPHINPHVSVRSQEYHTTRIIRIRRDWMVRGDLAPTFSNLYPEILDPLLPEQEFRRIIATVNDKLVKAFDPFSLRNWIDGALALLTGWIWEDIGATGVKSQLKQIEDWVDNWNREVGAKDGVYIWSLRRTAYMSLDIQIPDPKVGIIPSERGPSLPGTRPSSGVV